AAGCCGTAATGACCGGAGGCCACACGTACTTCATGCAGAACAGCACGAAGATGAAGAAGGCAACGGACTGGCCAATCAGGGTTGCATTAATGTTCACGCCAACACCTCGCTCGTTCGTTGTCTATCCAGCTAATCAACTCGGAAGAGTTGATTAGGCTGGGATTTGACCGATGAACGGGTTAGCGAAGGTGAAGAACAGTGCGATACCAACACCGATCATGGTCACGGCGTCGAGCAGACCAGCGACGATGAACATTTTCACTTGCAGCATCGGAACCATTTCCGGCTGACGCGCAGCGCCTTCCAGGAACTTGCCGCCCAGCAGGCCGAAACCAATGGCGGTACCCAGGGCACCCAGGCCAATCAGCAGTGCTACAGCGATAGCGGTCAGACCAACTACAGTTTCCATCTTTCCTCCCGACTTTTTATGTCGTATTGGTTAAGGTTTTCTAAGGTAAAGCGGTAAAGCAAAATCGGTACTTCTGGTTGCCCTTGCGGGCGTCCACTGCGAGCGCCTAAGCGCTCTTAGTGGTTGTCTTCGTGCGCCATCGACAGGTAGACGATGGTCAGCATCATGAAGATGAACGCCTGCAGCACGATGATCAGGATGTGGAACACAGCCCACGCCCACTGCAGGGCAATACCCAGCGCGCCCAGCAGCAGACCGCCGCCAAACATGATCGCGATGAGGATAAAGATCAGCTCGCCGGCATACAGGTTGCCGAACAGACGCAGAGCCAGGGAAATCGGTTTGGCGATCAGGGTCACGAACTCAAGCAAGAAGTTGACCGGAATCAGCAGCGCCTGAACCACAATGTTCTTGCTGCCGAACGGGTGCAGGGTCAGCTCGCCGATGAAACCACCGA
This DNA window, taken from Pseudomonas sp. SG20056, encodes the following:
- the atpE gene encoding F0F1 ATP synthase subunit C; translation: METVVGLTAIAVALLIGLGALGTAIGFGLLGGKFLEGAARQPEMVPMLQVKMFIVAGLLDAVTMIGVGIALFFTFANPFIGQIPA